In Oryza brachyantha chromosome 2, ObraRS2, whole genome shotgun sequence, a single window of DNA contains:
- the LOC102714152 gene encoding mechanosensitive ion channel protein 1, mitochondrial-like isoform X1: MSRSAVILQRFRREAASQSLTGTSLQSCSYFGFPLRWLSCAEHTTKWGTFTSYQIDDVDPYSPVRSLAKICTPPLSFHINHCSHSSQSLGFSSVSSPRRMYSSDARANPEDQENAIAKVSSTETSEVGTTDHGGNTWIDTLDSAHHSTIDATTAALKKMKELTDAIVPHIQELYVTYPDLQKMVIPLGGTLMGAAVAWFIMPIGLRKLHKYTSENPLIILRGDSTNKYMPYRTSLWSALENPAKYVLIFMAFSQMAAVVTPGISDYLPQAWRGAFVSLVWFIYRCKANFIANFMTNQSALEMDRDRLSAFDKVSSLALIALGGMALAEACGVPVQSILTVGGVGGVASAFAARDVLGNILSGLSLQFSKPFLVGDNIKAGSIEGKVVEIGLTSTSLINPENLPVIVPNSLFSSQIIVNKSRAVWRASVAKIPVRIEDLGKIPTLSEEIKVKLRSNPNIDAPYCYLSQLESTHGELTIGCTIKSMRRDEWTSVEQDILLKAASTIKQYES; the protein is encoded by the exons ATGTCCAGGAGTGCAGTAATTTTGCAACGATTTCGTCGAGAAGCTGCCAGTCAAAGCCTCACAGGGACATCTCTTCAGTCATGCTCATATTTTGGTTTTCCTCTGAGATGGTTAAGCTGCGCAGAGCACACCACAAAATGGGGAACTTTTACATCTTATCAGATTGATGACGTTGATCCATATTCACCAGTTAGAAGTCTAGCAAAAATCTGTACACCTCCCCTTTCATTTCACATAAACCACTGTTCTCACTCCAGTCAATCATTGGGTTTCTCAAGTGTTTCAAGTCCTCGTCGCATGTATTCGTCTGATGCTAGAGCCAATCCAGAAGATCAAGAAAATGCTATTGCCAAAGTTTCTTCTACAGAAACTTCTGAAGTTGGCACCACAGATCATGGTGGCAACACTTGGATTGATACTTTAGACAGTGCTCATCACTCTACTATAGACGCCACCACAGCCGCACTTAAGAAAATGAAGGAGCTGACTGATGCAATTGTACCTCACATCCAGGAGTTGTATGTTACTTATCCAGATCTACAAAAGATGGTCATTCCACTTGGTGGGACACTGATGGGTGCAGCAGTTGCATGGTTTATAATGCCTATTGGTCTAAGGAAGCTCCACAAGTACACATCGGAGAATCCTCTCATAATTCTTCGAGGGGATTCAACCAACAAATACATGCCTTACCGAACAAGCTTGTGGAGTGCATTGGAAAATCCTGCAAAATATGTTCTCATTTTTATGGCATTTTCTCAGAT GGCGGCAGTTGTTACGCCAGGTATTTCAGATTATCTCCCACAGGCATGGAGAGGAGCATTTGTATCTCTTGTGTGGTTCATTTACAGGTGTAAAGCTAACTTCATTGCTAATTTTATGACCAACCAATCTGCTCTAGAGATGGACCGAGACAGATTATCAGCATTTGATAAGGTGTCATCATTAGCACTGATTGCACTTGGAGGAATGGCTCTTGCTGAAGCCTGTGGTGTACCTGTGCAGTCAATATTGACTGTTGGAGGTGTCGGAG GTGTTGCTTCTGCTTTCGCTGCTAGAGATGTCTTAGGTAACATACTAAGTGGGCTCTCTCTACAGTTTTCAAAGCCATTCTTGGTTGGAGACAACATAAAG GCTGGGTCAATAGAAGGGAAAGTGGTTGAAATTGGACTGACATCTACATCATTGATCAACCCAGAAAACCTCCCTGTCATAGTTCCTAACTCGCTGTTCTCCAGCCAA ATTATAGTCAATAAATCAAGAGCTGTGTGGCGTGCTAGTGTGGCAAAAATACCTGTAAGAATTGAAGACCTTGGAAAGATTCCTACTCTATCAGAGGAGATAAAAGTGAAGTTAAGATCGAACCCAAACATTGATGCTCCTTACTGCTATCTCTCACAGTTAGAAAGTACACATGGAGAGCTTACCATTGGTTGCACCATCAAAAGCATG AGAAGGGACGAATGGACATCTGTAGAACAAGATATTCTTTTGAAAGCTGCCAGCACCATCAAGCAATATGAATCCTGA
- the LOC102714152 gene encoding mechanosensitive ion channel protein 1, mitochondrial-like isoform X2 yields the protein MSRSAVILQRFRREAASQSLTGTSLQSCSYFGFPLRWLSCAEHTTKWGTFTSYQIDDVDPYSPVRSLAKICTPPLSFHINHCSHSSQSLGFSSVSSPRRMYSSDARANPEDQENAIAKVSSTETSEVGTTDHGGNTWIDTLDSAHHSTIDATTAALKKMKELTDAIVPHIQELYVTYPDLQKMVIPLGGTLMGAAVAWFIMPIGLRKLHKYTSENPLIILRGDSTNKYMPYRTSLWSALENPAKYVLIFMAFSQMAAVVTPGISDYLPQAWRGAFVSLVWFIYRCKANFIANFMTNQSALEMDRDRLSAFDKVSSLALIALGGMALAEACGVPVQSILTVGGVGGVASAFAARDVLGNILSGLSLQFSKPFLVGDNIKAGSIEGKVVEIGLTSTSLINPENLPVIVPNSLFSSQIIVNKSRAVWRASVAKIPVRIEDLGKIPTLSEEIKVKLRSNPNIDAPYCYLSQLESTHGELTIGCTIKSM from the exons ATGTCCAGGAGTGCAGTAATTTTGCAACGATTTCGTCGAGAAGCTGCCAGTCAAAGCCTCACAGGGACATCTCTTCAGTCATGCTCATATTTTGGTTTTCCTCTGAGATGGTTAAGCTGCGCAGAGCACACCACAAAATGGGGAACTTTTACATCTTATCAGATTGATGACGTTGATCCATATTCACCAGTTAGAAGTCTAGCAAAAATCTGTACACCTCCCCTTTCATTTCACATAAACCACTGTTCTCACTCCAGTCAATCATTGGGTTTCTCAAGTGTTTCAAGTCCTCGTCGCATGTATTCGTCTGATGCTAGAGCCAATCCAGAAGATCAAGAAAATGCTATTGCCAAAGTTTCTTCTACAGAAACTTCTGAAGTTGGCACCACAGATCATGGTGGCAACACTTGGATTGATACTTTAGACAGTGCTCATCACTCTACTATAGACGCCACCACAGCCGCACTTAAGAAAATGAAGGAGCTGACTGATGCAATTGTACCTCACATCCAGGAGTTGTATGTTACTTATCCAGATCTACAAAAGATGGTCATTCCACTTGGTGGGACACTGATGGGTGCAGCAGTTGCATGGTTTATAATGCCTATTGGTCTAAGGAAGCTCCACAAGTACACATCGGAGAATCCTCTCATAATTCTTCGAGGGGATTCAACCAACAAATACATGCCTTACCGAACAAGCTTGTGGAGTGCATTGGAAAATCCTGCAAAATATGTTCTCATTTTTATGGCATTTTCTCAGAT GGCGGCAGTTGTTACGCCAGGTATTTCAGATTATCTCCCACAGGCATGGAGAGGAGCATTTGTATCTCTTGTGTGGTTCATTTACAGGTGTAAAGCTAACTTCATTGCTAATTTTATGACCAACCAATCTGCTCTAGAGATGGACCGAGACAGATTATCAGCATTTGATAAGGTGTCATCATTAGCACTGATTGCACTTGGAGGAATGGCTCTTGCTGAAGCCTGTGGTGTACCTGTGCAGTCAATATTGACTGTTGGAGGTGTCGGAG GTGTTGCTTCTGCTTTCGCTGCTAGAGATGTCTTAGGTAACATACTAAGTGGGCTCTCTCTACAGTTTTCAAAGCCATTCTTGGTTGGAGACAACATAAAG GCTGGGTCAATAGAAGGGAAAGTGGTTGAAATTGGACTGACATCTACATCATTGATCAACCCAGAAAACCTCCCTGTCATAGTTCCTAACTCGCTGTTCTCCAGCCAA ATTATAGTCAATAAATCAAGAGCTGTGTGGCGTGCTAGTGTGGCAAAAATACCTGTAAGAATTGAAGACCTTGGAAAGATTCCTACTCTATCAGAGGAGATAAAAGTGAAGTTAAGATCGAACCCAAACATTGATGCTCCTTACTGCTATCTCTCACAGTTAGAAAGTACACATGGAGAGCTTACCATTGGTTGCACCATCAAAAGCATG tga
- the LOC102717595 gene encoding putative pentatricopeptide repeat-containing protein At3g01580 — protein MLSLSPSSPPPLTPRRATTAPVPVSLLRGAADRRDAQLTSALHAALLKSGALDPPQPLTASNSLLHAYLQCGLLPDALRLLDEMPRRDAATCASLVSAHCRLGAPLDAVRAYVDMLTHDADEDGGLRPNEFTAAALLQACGLARDARLGRMVHGHLVASGFCSDSFVVGSLVNMYAKVGDVVSAEELLLGLDFRDVVSWTALVSGCVLNGMLAEALDVFVMMLEDNVLPNNVTMLSIIQACSLMGESGLFSSLHALVVLLGLKNDVSVVDSLIVMYAKNEFVEEATGLFKDLYLRRGNVCSNADVLSALLYGCTVSGSLKYGKGIHARLIKTNAFPSVSIENCLMGMYARFEQVDAAYVVFKGMKDKDIVSWNTLISCLAKNDNVNEAVELFSILHGGGGLMPDVVTVLSIVQACSNAGLLQQGQMFHGYIIKSGSLYDVSICNALISMYAKLGRIDFSQQIFERMDVKDIVSWNSMINAYGMHGDGLSSLRIFNELQNDGTHSPNAITFTSLISACSHSGLVSEGYRCFESMKNEHGIEPSMDHYASVVDLLGRSGRFAVAEQFIRDMPLYPDSSIWGPLLAACCLYGNVDLAEKTAKELSVLEPESDIWRVSLSNIYASVGRWKDSAKVRTEMKRIGLKKETGWSFVDVGGVEGFKFVVADTRHRDSEQIYAALYSMNKHMADVAGDVHQSSIVSVIS, from the coding sequence ATGCTCTCGCTCTCCCCTTCGTCCCCACCGCCTCTTACTCCTCGGCGCGCCACCACCGCTCCCGTACccgtcagcctcctccgcGGGGCCGCGGACCGGCGGGATGCGCAGCTCACCTCCGCGCTCCACGCCGCCCTCCTCAAGTCCGGGGCGCTCGACCCTCCCCAGCCTCTCACCGCGTCGAACTCTCTCCTTCACGCCTACCTCCAATgcggcctcctccccgacgCGCTCCGCCTGCTCGACGAAATGCcccgccgcgacgccgccacctGCGCCTCCCTCGTGTCCGCTCACTGTCGCCTCGGCGCGCCCCTGGACGCCGTCCGCGCCTATGTGGACATGCTGACCCATGATGCCGACGAGGACGGTGGCCTCCGCCCCAACGAGTTCACGGCGGCCGCTCTCCTGCAGGCTTGTGGGCTGGCGAGGGACGCGAGGCTGGGAAGGATGGTGCATGGCCACCTCGTGGCGAGTGGGTTTTGCAGTGACTCGTTTGTGGTTGGCTCGTTGGTCAATATGTACGCCAAGGTTGGGGATGTGGTGAGCGCAGAAGAGCTGCTTCTTGGATTGGATTTCAGGGATGTAGTTTCTTGGACTGCGCTGGTTTCAGGTTGCGTGCTTAATGGGATGCTAGCAGAGGCTCTCGACGTGTTCGTGATGATGCTGGAGGATAATGTCCTACCCAACAACGTTACAATGCTGAGTATTATTCAGGCGTGCTCTTTGATGGGGGAGTCAGGATTGTTCAGTTCATTGCACGCGCTTGTTGTTCTGTTGGGGCTCAAGAACGATGTGTCAGTTGTGGATTCTCTCATCGTGATGTACGCTAAGAATGAATTTGTTGAGGAGGCCACAGGTCTTTTTAAGGATTTGTACCTGAGAAGAGGAAATGTATGCTCTAATGCTGATGTTCTTTCTGCGCTTCTTTATGGCTGTACTGTTTCAGGATCCTTGAAGTATGGGAAGGGAATCCATGCACGCTTGATTAAAACAAATGCTTTCCCAAGCGTTAGCATTGAGAACTGCCTGATGGGCATGTATGCTAGATTTGAGCAAGTTGATGCAGCATATGTGGTGTTCAAAGGCATGAAAGATAAGGATATTGTTTCGTGGAACACCTTGATCTCATGTCTGGCAAAGAATGATAATGTGAATGAAGCCGTGGAGCTTTTCAGCATCCttcatggtggtggtgggcttATGCCTGATGTTGTCACGGTCTTGAGCATAGTACAGGCATGTTCTAATGCTGGATTACTGCAGCAAGGGCAGATGTTCCATGGATACATTATAAAATCTGGATCTCTTTATGATGTTTCAATCTGTAATGCTCTGATTAGCATGTATGCTAAGTTGGGAAGAATTGATTTCTCTCAGCAGATATTTGAGCGGATGGATGTTAAGGACATTGTTTCATGGAACTCAATGATCAATGCCTATGGGATGCATGGCGATGGCCTATCATCTCTAAGAATTTTTAATGAGCTGCAGAATGATGGAACACATTCACCCAATGCTATCACATTTACCAGTTTGATATCGGCTTGCAGTCACTCTGGTTTGGTTTCAGAAGGCTACAGATGCTTTGAAAGCATGAAAAATGAGCATGGAATTGAACCTAGCATGGATCATTATGCTTCTGTAGTTGATCTGCTTGGAAGATCTGGGAGATTTGCTGTGGCAGAGCAATTTATCAGGGACATGCCTCTTTATCCCGACTCATCCATTTGGGGACCTCTTCTGGCTGCTTGCTGTCTGTATGGGAACGTTGATCTTGCAGAAAAGACTGCTAAAGAATTGTCAGTCTTGGAACCGGAGAGTGACATATGGAGAGTCTCCTTGTCAAATATCTATGCCTCGGTTGGGAGATGGAAAGACTCTGCAAAGGTCAGGACTGAAATGAAGAGAATTGGCTTGAAAAAGGAGACCGGGTGGAGTTTTGTCGATGTAGGAGGGGTTGAAGGTTTTAAGTTTGTGGTAGCTGATACAAGGCATCGTGACTCTGAGCAAATATATGCAGCATTGTACAGTATGAACAAACACATGGCAGATGTAGCTGGTGATGTTCATCAATCGAGTATAGTGAGTGTAATTAGTTGA
- the LOC102713876 gene encoding protein REVEILLE 6 isoform X2, which produces MVSANQPPPDAAGAASGEDASKKVRKPYTITKSRESWTEQEHDKFLEALQLFDRDWKKIEAFVGSKTVIQIRSHAQKYFLKVQKNGTSEHVPPPRPKRKAAHPYPQKASKNEPGYTLKTESSSMLRNSGMNATVSSWTHNSIPPIVASSMVKDLGAGAMGPNNFCSSSTEGPPRAWQPGETNDQINQVLSLRLMPDFAQVYSFLGSVFDPSTSGHLQKLKEMNPIDVETALLLMRNLSINLTSPDFEDQRKLLSSYSSTSDGIELGSTRSSVLADRPLSAPFMIKSE; this is translated from the exons ATGGTCTCCGCCAACCAGCCGCCGCCCGACGCGGCCGGGGCGGCCTCCGGGGAGGACGCCAGCAAGAAGGTGCGGAAGCCGTACACCATCACCAAGTCGCGCGAGAGCTGGACGGAGCAGGAGCACGACAAGTTCCTTGAGGCCCTCCAGCT CTTTGATCGTGATTGGAAAAAGATAGAAGCTTTTGTTGGATCAAAGACTGTTATTCAG ATTAGGAGCCACGCACAGAAGTATTTTCTGAAGGTTCAGAAAAATGGAACAAGTGAGCATGTCCCGCCTCCGCGACCAAAGCGTAAAGCTGCTCATCCATACCCTCAGAAGGCCTCCAAAAATG AACCAGGCTATACCCTGAAGACAGAATCATCTTCCATGCTTAGGAACTCAGGCATGAATGCAACTGTTTCATCATGGACACACAATTCAATCCCACCAATTGTAGCCTCATCCATGGTGAAAG ATTTAGGTGCTGGAGCAATGGGCCCCAATAATTTTTGTTCTAGCAGTACTGAAGGCCCTCCAAGGGCATGGCAACCTGGTGAAACCAACGATCAGATTAATCAAGTTCTGTCACTCCGCC TTATGCCAGATTTTGCACAAGTGTATAGCTTCCTGGGCAGCGTTTTTGATCCAAGCACAAGTGGCCATTTACAGAAACTAAAGGAGATGAATCCAATTGATGTTGAGACG GCACTGTTGTTGATGAGAAATCTCTCCATCAATCTGACTAGTCCTGATTTTGAAGATCAA AGGAAGTTGCTATCTTCATATAGTTCCACATCTGATGGGATTGAGCTAGGAAGCACCAGAAGCTCAGTTCTTGCTGATAGACCGTTGAGCGCTCCATTCAT GATTAAGAGCGAATAG
- the LOC102717321 gene encoding transcription repressor OFP8-like, whose product MMGPGVSAKKRHGGAGFTLGCGCKDAKSVSVSTSATGTPSTMATRRRSAGTNPSGSTTTTDTLTMTSASSSFLWEHSVVEFDHDDGDCGPESFSGLLRELNQLEQSVASWGRKSHHHDVKKHSPPPPPEDRKKVKNCEATDKLGDCGGDGVGSGLDGSVAVVKQSDDPLGDFRQSMLQMIVENGIVAGEDLREMLRRFLALNAPHHHDVILRAFAEIWDGVFAAASGLEPVAARTPPRHRRPTPPAWRV is encoded by the coding sequence ATGATGGGTCCTGGCGTTTCGGCCAAGaagcggcacggcggcgcggggttCACGCTCGGCTGCGGCTGCAAGGACGCGAAGAGCGTGTCCGTCTCGACGTCGGCCACGGGGACACCGTCGACGATGGCGACTCGGCGCAGGAGCGCCGGGACGAACCCGTCggggtcgacgacgacgacggacaCTCTTACCATGACGtctgcgtcgtcgtcgttcctCTGGGAGCACTCCGTGGTGGAGTTcgaccacgacgacggcgactgcGGGCCGGAGAGCTTCTCCGGCCTGCTGCGCGAGCTCAACCAGCTGGAGCAGAGCGTCGCGTCGTGGGGGCGGAAGAGCCACCACCATGACGTCAAGAAAcactcgccaccgccgccaccggaggACAGGAAGAAGGTGAAGAACTGCGAGGCCACGGACAAACTAGGAgactgcggcggcgacggcgtcgggtCGGGGCTCGACGGCAGCGTGGCGGTGGTGAAGCAGTCCGACGACCCGCTCGGCGACTTCCGGCAGTCGATGCTGCAGATGATCGTGGAGAACGGGATCGTCGCCGGGGAGGACCTGCGCGAGATGCtccgccgcttcctcgcccTCAACGCGCCGCACCACCACGACGTCATCCTCCGCGCCTTCGCCGAGATCTGGGACGGCGTGTTCGCGGCTGCCTCAGGCCTTGAGCCGGTGGCGGCAAGGACGcctccgcgccaccgccgcccgacACCACCGGCGTGGCGCGTGTAA
- the LOC102713876 gene encoding protein REVEILLE 6 isoform X1, with translation MVSANQPPPDAAGAASGEDASKKVRKPYTITKSRESWTEQEHDKFLEALQLFDRDWKKIEAFVGSKTVIQIRSHAQKYFLKVQKNGTSEHVPPPRPKRKAAHPYPQKASKNEPGYTLKTESSSMLRNSGMNATVSSWTHNSIPPIVASSMVKEDLGAGAMGPNNFCSSSTEGPPRAWQPGETNDQINQVLSLRLMPDFAQVYSFLGSVFDPSTSGHLQKLKEMNPIDVETALLLMRNLSINLTSPDFEDQRKLLSSYSSTSDGIELGSTRSSVLADRPLSAPFMIKSE, from the exons ATGGTCTCCGCCAACCAGCCGCCGCCCGACGCGGCCGGGGCGGCCTCCGGGGAGGACGCCAGCAAGAAGGTGCGGAAGCCGTACACCATCACCAAGTCGCGCGAGAGCTGGACGGAGCAGGAGCACGACAAGTTCCTTGAGGCCCTCCAGCT CTTTGATCGTGATTGGAAAAAGATAGAAGCTTTTGTTGGATCAAAGACTGTTATTCAG ATTAGGAGCCACGCACAGAAGTATTTTCTGAAGGTTCAGAAAAATGGAACAAGTGAGCATGTCCCGCCTCCGCGACCAAAGCGTAAAGCTGCTCATCCATACCCTCAGAAGGCCTCCAAAAATG AACCAGGCTATACCCTGAAGACAGAATCATCTTCCATGCTTAGGAACTCAGGCATGAATGCAACTGTTTCATCATGGACACACAATTCAATCCCACCAATTGTAGCCTCATCCATGGTGAAAG AAGATTTAGGTGCTGGAGCAATGGGCCCCAATAATTTTTGTTCTAGCAGTACTGAAGGCCCTCCAAGGGCATGGCAACCTGGTGAAACCAACGATCAGATTAATCAAGTTCTGTCACTCCGCC TTATGCCAGATTTTGCACAAGTGTATAGCTTCCTGGGCAGCGTTTTTGATCCAAGCACAAGTGGCCATTTACAGAAACTAAAGGAGATGAATCCAATTGATGTTGAGACG GCACTGTTGTTGATGAGAAATCTCTCCATCAATCTGACTAGTCCTGATTTTGAAGATCAA AGGAAGTTGCTATCTTCATATAGTTCCACATCTGATGGGATTGAGCTAGGAAGCACCAGAAGCTCAGTTCTTGCTGATAGACCGTTGAGCGCTCCATTCAT GATTAAGAGCGAATAG
- the LOC102717874 gene encoding 2-C-methyl-D-erythritol 2,4-cyclodiphosphate synthase, chloroplastic encodes MAATGSSLFLASPVATAPRARGRSTLSAASPARPSLRPRSTAVAAAVQAEHQPAVAAAPKPPALPFRVGHGFDLHRLEPGLPLIIGGIDIPHDRGCDAHSDGDVLLHCVVDAILGALGLPDIGQIFPDSDPRWKGADSSVFMREAVKLMHEAGYELGNLDATLILQKPKISPFKETIRSNLCDLLGADPSVVNLKAKTHEKVDSIGENRSIAAHTVVLLMRK; translated from the exons atggccgccaccggctcctctctcttcctcgcctcccccgtcgccaccgcgccgagAGCCCGCGGCCGGTCCACGCTCTCCGCGGCTTCCCCTGCCCGCCCGTCCCTGCGCCCCCGGTCGACGGCGGTCGCGGCCGCGGTCCAGGCCGAGCACCAGCCCGcggtcgccgcggcgccgaAGCCGCCGGCGCTCCCGTTCCGCGTCGGCCACGGCTTCGACCTCCACCGCCTCGAGCCGGGCCTCCCGCTCATCATCGGGGGCATCGACATCCCGCACGACCGCGGCTGCGACGCCCACTCCGACG GGGACGTGCTGCTGCACTGCGTGGTGGACGCGATTCTTGGTGCGCTCGGGCTGCCGGACATCGGGCAGATCTTCCCGGACTCCGACCCCCGCTGGAAGGGCGCCGATTCGTCGGTGTTCATGAGGGAAGCT GTGAAATTGATGCATGAAGCAGGCTATGAGCTGGGGAACCTTGACGCTACATTGATCTTGCAGAAACCTAAAATTAGCCCATTCAAGGAGACAATACGGTCCAACTTGTGTGACTTGCTCGGGGCGGATCCATCCGTCGTCAATCTGAAGGCCAAGACGCATGAGAAAGTTGACAGTATAGGTGAAAATAGGAGCATAGCTGCGCACACTGTGGTTCTTCTGATGCggaaatag
- the LOC102713600 gene encoding CAAX prenyl protease 1 homolog — MALPYLEAVLCFMILMYIFETYLDIRQHRALKLPTLPKPLVGVISGEKFERSRAYSLDKSKFHFIHEAVTILMDTTILYYRVLPWFWKKSGELATNVGLNAENEIIHTLAFLAGVMIWSQITDLPFSLYSTFVIEAKHGFNKQTIWLFIRDMIKGILLSILLGPPIVAAIIIIVQIGGPYLAIYLWGFMFALSLVMMTIYPIMIAPLFNKFTPLPEGVLREKIEKLAASLNFPLKKLFVVDGSTRSSHSNAYMYGFFKNKRIVLYDTLIQQCSNEDEIVSVIAHELGHWKLSHTVYSFVAVQLLMFLQFGGYTLVRNSKDLFESFGFEDQPVIIGLIIFQHTIIPVQHLLSFCLNLVSRAFEFQADAFAKNLGYAPQLRAALVKLQEENLSAMNTDPWYSAYHYSHPPLVERLSALEDPDSKKEN; from the exons ATGGCGCTCCCTTACCTGGAGGCCGTGCTGT GCTTTATGATTCTCATGTACATATTTGAGACATATCTTGACATCCGTCAGCATAGAGCCCTTAAATTGCCAACACTGCCAAAACCCCTGGTAGGAGTAATTAGTGGTGAAAAGTTTGAGCGGTCCAGAGCTTATAGCCTTGACAAAAG CAAATTCCATTTTATCCATGAAGCTGTAACTATATTAATGGATACCACAATTCTGTACTATAGAGTTCTTCCTTGGTTTTGGAAG AAATCTGGAGAGCTAGCAACCAATGTTGGTCTAAATGCTGAAAATGAGATAATACACACTCTTGCATTCCTAGCAGGTGTCATGATTTGGTCACAg ATCACAGACCTACCATTCTCTCTTTATTCAACATTTGTTATTGAAGCTAAACATGGTTTTAACAAG CAAACTATTTGGCTCTTCATTAGGGACATGATCAAAGGGATTCTGCTATCCATCTTACTTGGACCTCCTATTGTGGCTGCTATTATCATCATAGTACAG ATTGGAGGGCCCTACCTGGCAATATATCTATGGGGGTTTATGTTTGCATTATCTCTTGTGATGATGACCATATACCCCATCATGATAGCTCCTCTGTTCAACAAATTCACTCCT CTTCCAGAAGGAGTTCTCAGGgagaaaatagagaaattAGCAGCTTCACTCAATTTTCCATTGAAAAAGCTTTTTGTGGTGGATGGGTCAACCAGATCAAGCCATAGTAAT GCATACATGTATGGTTTTTTCAAGAACAAGCGCATTGTTCTCTACGACACATTGATTCAGCAG TGTAGTAATGAAGATGAAATAGTTTCTGTTATTGCACATGAACTTGGGCACTGGAAACTCAGCCACACTGTGTATTCCTTTGTAGCTGTCCAG CTCCTTATGTTCCTGCAATTCGGAGGATATACACTAGTAAGGAACTCCAAAGATCTCTTTGAAAGTTTTGGTTTTGAGGATCAGCCTGTAATAATCGGGCTGATCATATTTCAG CACACTATAATACCTGTCCAGCACCTACTGAGTTTTTGCCTCAACCTTGTCAGTCGGGCATTTGAATTTCAg GCTGATGCTTTTGCCAAGAACCTTGGGTATGCTCCTCAGCTCCGTGCAGCCCTTGTTAAACTACAG GAAGAGAACTTATCTGCAATGAACACAGATCCGTGGTATTCAGCATATCACTACTCCCATCCACCCCTTGTTGAAAGGCTTTCTGCTCTTGAAGACCCAGACagcaaaaaggaaaactaa